The following are from one region of the Salminus brasiliensis chromosome 14, fSalBra1.hap2, whole genome shotgun sequence genome:
- the LOC140576819 gene encoding tubulin alpha chain-like: MRECISIHVGQAGVQIGNACWELYCLEHGIQPDGQMPSDKTIGGGDDSFNTFFSETGAGKHVPRAVFVDLEPTVIDEVRTGTYRQLFHPEQLITGKEDAANNYARGHYTIGKEIIDLVLDRIRKLADQCTGLQGFLVFHSFGGGTGSGFTSLLMERLSVDYGKKSKLEFSIYPAPQVSTAVVEPYNSILTTHTTLEHSDCAFMVDNEAIYDICRRNLDIERPTYTNLNRLISQIVSSITASLRFDGALNVDLTEFQTNLVPYPRIHFPLATYAPVISAEKAYHEQLSVSEITNACFEPANQMVKCDPRHGKYMACCLLYRGDVVPKDVNAAIATIKTKRTIQFVDWCPTGFKVGINYQPPTVVPGGDLAKVQRAVCMLSNTTAIAEAWARLDHKFDLMYAKRAFVHWYVGEGMEEGEFSEAREDMAALEKDYEEVGVDSIEGEGEEEGEEY, translated from the exons ATG CGTGAGTGCATCTCCATCCACGTTGGTCAGGCCGGTGTCCAGATTGGCAATGCCTGCTGGGAGCTCTATTGTCTGGAACACGGCATCCAGCCGGACGGACAGATGCCCAGTGACAAGACCATTGGAGGTGGAGACGATTCATTCAACACCTTCTTCAGTGAGACCGGAGCTGGAAAGCACGTCCCCAGGGCCGTGTTTGTGGATCTGGAGCCCACCGTCATAG ACGAGGTCCGCACTGGAACATACCGTCAGCTGTTCCACCCTGAGCAGCTCATCACAGGAAAGGAGGATGCTGCCAACAACTACGCCCGTGGTCACTACACCATTGGCAAGGAAATTATTGATCTGGTGCTGGACAGGATTCGCAAACTG GCTGACCAGTGCACAGGCCTCCAGGGTTTCCTGGTCTTCCACAGCTTTGGTGGTGGTACCGGCTCTGGTTTCACCTCCCTGCTGATGGAGCGCCTGTCTGTTGACTATGGCAAGAAATCCAAGCTGGAGTTCTCCATCTACCCAGCTCCTCAGGTGTCCACCGCCGTGGTGGAGCCCTACAACTCCATCCTGACCACCCACACCACCCTCGAGCACTCCGACTGCGCCTTCATGGTAGACAATGAGGCCATCTATGACATTTGCCGTAGGAACCTTGATATCGAGCGTCCTACCTACACCAACCTGAATAGGCTCATTAGTCAGATCGTGTCCTCCatcactgcctccctccgtttcGACGGTGCCCTCAATGTCGATCTCACTGAGTTCCAGACCAACTTGGTGCCCTACCCCCGTATCCACTTCCCACTGGCTACTTATGCCCCAGTGATCTCTGCAGAGAAGGCTTACCATGAGCAGCTCTCTGTGTCTGAAATCACTAACGCCTGCTTCGAGCCGGCCAATCAGATGGTGAAATGTGATCCACGTCACGGCAAGTACATGGCCTGCTGCCTGCTGTACCGTGGTGACGTGGTGCCCAAAGATGTGAACGCTGCTATTGCCACCATCAAGACCAAGCGCACCATCCagtttgtggactggtgtcccACTGGTTTCAAGGTAGGCATCAACTACCAGCCCCCCACCGTGGTTCCAGGTGGAGACCTGGCCAAGGTGCAGAGGGCCGTGTGCATGCTGAGCAACACCACAGCCATCGCTGAGGCCTGGGCTCGTCTGGATCACAAGTTTGATCTGATGTACGCCAAGCGTGCCTTCGTGCACTGGTATGTTGGTGAGGGTATGGAGGAGGGAGAGTTCTCTGAGGCCAGAGAGGACATGGCTGCTCTGGAGAAGGATTATGAGGAGGTCGGTGTTGACTCCattgagggagagggagaggaagagggagaggagTACTAG